A region of Lepus europaeus isolate LE1 chromosome 2, mLepTim1.pri, whole genome shotgun sequence DNA encodes the following proteins:
- the CRYAA gene encoding alpha-crystallin A chain isoform X2 — protein MDVTIQHPWFKRTLGPFYPSRLFDQFFGEGLFEYDLLPFLSSTISPYYRQSLFRTVLDSGISELMTRMWSLTRQPHAGDPKNNPGKVRSDRDKFVIFLDVKHFSPEDLTVKVQEDFVEIHGKHNERQDDHGYISREFHRRYRLPSNVDQSALSCSLSADGMLTFSGPKVQSGLDAGHSERAIPVSREEKPSSAPSS, from the exons ATGGACGTCACCATCCAGCACCCCTGGTTCAAGCGCACCCTGGGGCCCTTCTACCCCAGCCGGCTGTTCGACCAGTTCTTCGGCGAGGGCCTCTTCGAGTACGACCTGCTGCCCTTCCTGTCGTCCACCATCAGCCCCTACTACCGCCAGTCCCTCTTCCGCACCGTGCTGGACTCCGGCATCTCCGAG CTCATGACCCGTATGTGGTCTCTAACGCGCCAGCCTCATGCTGGAGACCCCAAGAACAACCCTGGCAAG GTGCGGTCCGACCGGGACAAGTTCGTCATCTTCCTGGACGTGAAGCACTTCTCGCCTGAGGACCTCACCGTGAAGGTGCAGGAAGACTTCGTTGAGATCCACGGCAAACACAACGAGAGACAG GACGACCACGGCTACATTTCCCGCGAGTTCCACCGGCGCTACCGCCTGCCTTCCAACGTGGACCAGTCGGCGCTGTCCTGCTCGCTCTCTGCGGACGGCATGCTCACCTTCTCCGGCCCCAAGGTGCAGTCCGGCCTGGACGCTGGCCACAGCGAGCGAGCCATCCCCGTGTCCCGGGAGGAGAAGCCCAGCTCGGCGCCCTCGTCCTGA
- the CRYAA gene encoding alpha-crystallin A chain isoform X3 has translation MDVTIQHPWFKRTLGPFYPSRLFDQFFGEGLFEYDLLPFLSSTISPYYRQSLFRTVLDSGISEVRSDRDKFVIFLDVKHFSPEDLTVKVQEDFVEIHGKHNERQDDHGYISREFHRRYRLPSNVDQSALSCSLSADGMLTFSGPKVQSGLDAGHSERAIPVSREEKPSSAPSS, from the exons ATGGACGTCACCATCCAGCACCCCTGGTTCAAGCGCACCCTGGGGCCCTTCTACCCCAGCCGGCTGTTCGACCAGTTCTTCGGCGAGGGCCTCTTCGAGTACGACCTGCTGCCCTTCCTGTCGTCCACCATCAGCCCCTACTACCGCCAGTCCCTCTTCCGCACCGTGCTGGACTCCGGCATCTCCGAG GTGCGGTCCGACCGGGACAAGTTCGTCATCTTCCTGGACGTGAAGCACTTCTCGCCTGAGGACCTCACCGTGAAGGTGCAGGAAGACTTCGTTGAGATCCACGGCAAACACAACGAGAGACAG GACGACCACGGCTACATTTCCCGCGAGTTCCACCGGCGCTACCGCCTGCCTTCCAACGTGGACCAGTCGGCGCTGTCCTGCTCGCTCTCTGCGGACGGCATGCTCACCTTCTCCGGCCCCAAGGTGCAGTCCGGCCTGGACGCTGGCCACAGCGAGCGAGCCATCCCCGTGTCCCGGGAGGAGAAGCCCAGCTCGGCGCCCTCGTCCTGA
- the CRYAA gene encoding alpha-crystallin A chain isoform X1, with the protein MDVTIQHPWFKRTLGPFYPSRLFDQFFGEGLFEYDLLPFLSSTISPYYRQSLFRTVLDSGISELMTRMWSLTRQPHAGDPKNNPGKANPMPVRSDRDKFVIFLDVKHFSPEDLTVKVQEDFVEIHGKHNERQDDHGYISREFHRRYRLPSNVDQSALSCSLSADGMLTFSGPKVQSGLDAGHSERAIPVSREEKPSSAPSS; encoded by the exons ATGGACGTCACCATCCAGCACCCCTGGTTCAAGCGCACCCTGGGGCCCTTCTACCCCAGCCGGCTGTTCGACCAGTTCTTCGGCGAGGGCCTCTTCGAGTACGACCTGCTGCCCTTCCTGTCGTCCACCATCAGCCCCTACTACCGCCAGTCCCTCTTCCGCACCGTGCTGGACTCCGGCATCTCCGAG CTCATGACCCGTATGTGGTCTCTAACGCGCCAGCCTCATGCTGGAGACCCCAAGAACAACCCTGGCAAGGCAAATCCGATGCCA GTGCGGTCCGACCGGGACAAGTTCGTCATCTTCCTGGACGTGAAGCACTTCTCGCCTGAGGACCTCACCGTGAAGGTGCAGGAAGACTTCGTTGAGATCCACGGCAAACACAACGAGAGACAG GACGACCACGGCTACATTTCCCGCGAGTTCCACCGGCGCTACCGCCTGCCTTCCAACGTGGACCAGTCGGCGCTGTCCTGCTCGCTCTCTGCGGACGGCATGCTCACCTTCTCCGGCCCCAAGGTGCAGTCCGGCCTGGACGCTGGCCACAGCGAGCGAGCCATCCCCGTGTCCCGGGAGGAGAAGCCCAGCTCGGCGCCCTCGTCCTGA